The genomic interval AGGAAAACCTTGAGCACCCCACGGGTCTCTTCATAGATGAGACCGGAGATGCGCTTCACTCCTCCTCTGCGAGCCAGGCGGCGGATAGCTGGCTTGGTAATGCCTTGGATGTTGTCACGAAGAACCTTCCTGTGCCTCTTGGCACCTCCTTTCCCGAGCCCTTTTCCTCCTTTGCCGCGACCAGTCATTTTGCAAACTGTCAAAACAAGAAGCGAATGAGGTAATTGCGGTAAAGCTGCTGCTTATATGCAGTATGAGCGGACCTGAGTGAAAACCACAGACACCCCATGAGGGGAGAAAGTGAATTGCACTGGAAGACGTTCCTTGAttttgattggctgaaaaagtCTTTAGTCTGATTGGCTCAGTGAAAGCcgttactgtttataaaaaaaggTCGCGTGGTAATGGGATTGGTTGGAAATTTATCTCATTAAAACTGTGATCACATTTGCTTTGCCTAGTATTGCCCAACTCACACGAACACATTTGTGTGCCATCTATTTCATGTATTTAATTATATTGTGTCTGCATCTATATATCTGTAAATGTAATTCATTTGTAATATTTAGATGTGTATGATCAACTACATTCATCagtatttttttgaataaatatcCCTGTTTTATTAATTTGCTTTTATTTCTAATTTACCCTGCATGAGGTGACACGGGGAAGAAATGCAGACCGGGGAAACAAGTTCAGCAAACACAAATCCTCCAGTAGAAATGTCTGAAGTTGACAGTTACTCCACAGGGTGGCAGTGCTGCTTCGAAATTGAAGTCACGTAGGAATGAAGTTACATGAAATCACTATAAAGCCATAACACaagtcttaggctaaggccccgctcccagagtcagcgcacccgcactgctgacaggcggtgcgctgagatacacagaccgcgatatgcggtctgtagggagcgggagccggagcgggaggtgggcgggagtgggaggtttgacagggaggggggcgtggcttgagcggagggacccgctactctcccccccccctccctccacagactGCAGgggggagctgctactctcccccccctccctccacagactgcaggagggacccgctactctaccccccctccctccacggactcgggctggagctgctacacacacacacacacgcaggcaggcactcacgcactcatacacacacgcgcgcacgcacacacatgcagacacacacacacactcaggcacacacacagacaggcactcagacacacacacagagaaaggcactcacctgctttcactccacactcctccccgctccccgaagcctctcctcctcccgaagcctcccctccccattggctcacagccacaccacgtgacgcgtcaacgctaggaaacaccattctcttgtgtctcctagcggctgacgcgtcaaagcgtgtagtcagctgtgccgccaggggggaccgggaccggcttgcgaggattcccctgctggtggggaactcgcgacatagccgcccgcgccaacgagcgcagcgggacctaggcctaaggccttggccatgtttggcgcttgctcgctctcgcttgctgccgctcgctctaccaggagctttttgctgtcctgacagaggagacagcaagcgcttgggaggcgggtatcactgtgtgtgtgtcacttggtagctgtcagggtttgtgtgacactggggaacgtgtgtgtgtgtgtgtgtgtgtgtgtgtgtgtgtgtgtgtgtgtgtgtgtgtgtgtgttatataatattttaaaaattaaaaaaaagacatgttgtgagaataaattatttattaacattgtgcaactttgataaatatattcacgcacgcacgcatgcatacacacacacacacacatgcatacacacacacacacacacacacatgcatacatacacacacatgcatacacatacactcacacacacacacacacacacacacacacacacacacacacacacacacacacgcatacacacacacacacatagacacatgcatacacacacacacacacacacacacgcatacacacacacacacacacacacacacacacacacacacacacacacacacagacacacacatgcatacacacacacacacacacacatatgcatacacacacacacacacacatatgcatacacacacacacacacacacacacacacacacacgcatacacatacacacatatacacacacgcacacacgcacacaatgcacacacacagacacacacacaggagacagggattgggcagaagggggacagggatcgggcagaagggggacagggatcgggcagaagggggacagggatcgggcagaagggggacagggatcgggcagaagggggacagggatcgggcagaagggggacagggatcgggcagaaggggggcagggatcgggcagaagggggacagggatcagggcagaagggggacacggaTCGGGCAGAAgtgggacagggatcgggcagaagggggacagggatcagggcagaagggggacagggatcggggaaGAAGGGGGACACGGATCGGGCAGAAgtgggacagggatcgggcagaagggggacagggatcagggcagaagtgggacagggatcgggcagaagggggacagggatcagggcagaagggggcagggatcggggcagaagggggacaatgATCGGGCAGAAgagggacagaccgtcagggggcgggcgtgtcactggccgggggcgggccagtgacgtctcggagctggttcgccctcattgggcgaaccgctcacgtgaccggcctgtctcactggcaagcgggggaattttaaattcccctaagacctgcgcttccgcaagcgcgcggaagcataggtgagcccctactaaagccgctctaattgcggctgtaggggctcagtgctgagcgggagtgcgcgtcagcacgctcccgccagcaagcgccaaacatggccaaggcctaaggctgtgcctatagttaTAGTGCCGCCGATggtgacggcgacacgacgggtgacgtcacccgtcgccaccggcgaaagttatgtttcgccggggcggcggcggcgcgggatTCCGGGCATTTAATTGGTTCAAGAACCATCACGTGAaacgacggcccttgaaaaatcaaatttgccggcttcaagttttcgcgacggcgacgttgtgtgcactataagcgcacgctgcggcggcaatgcttttgtgttTGTGCGATGTTGTGTCGCTGTtgcaggcactataagcacggcctaagggctgttatatagtgtgtgcagccgtgcacaaatgtattacatttgtgcacacacacaaatacatatacacacacacacacacacacacacacatacacacatacacacatacacacatacacacatacacacatacacacatacacacacacacacatatacacacatatacacacatatatacacacacacacacacacacatgcatacatatatgcacacacacacacacacacatatacatacacatgcattcatatagacacacatacacacatatacatacatacagcgccAGTAGCAGCGTAAAAAGATTATTTTTCCCGttttcgccgctgtctgtcggctccccgctccctggcgtgcgcgcgcggcccttgtatagaagggctgactcacctcagccatctataactgccgtgcgcgcgcacccccaccactatagaacggccctaaggctgaggacccgctgcggacgGCCGTGCGCGCGGACCACCAGCCCCTAGCTGCTGCCcatctgtccccgctgcctccttccggcgaggctcactacgcgctgcccatctgtgtgtgtgagtgtgtgagtgtgtgagtgtgtgagtgtgtgagtgtgtgagtgtgtgagtgtgtgtgtgagtgtgtgtgtggggatggaCCGACTGGGGAGGGGTaagggggaggagggtcagcaaagagagccctccgctcaaaccacacgCACCCCCCACtcaagctcccgctccctacagcccGCAGGTTCAATTGCCTCTCAGCGtgccgcctgcatgcagtgcttAGCCTAAACTATAACAAGCTGTGCAAATCCAGCTAAAGGCAAACAGCCACCAGGCACTTTTCTTGGCTATAAAGGTGCAATTCCTGATAAGAACATATGTTGGAAAGGGAAATAAGGTGAGGAAGCATGTTAGCAAGGTAACACTCCCAGACTATTTAAACATAGTCACATAATGCCACAAAATCAGGTTCTCAGCGGGGAAAAAAATAAGTTGCATGCATTTATCCCTAACCACTTtgctgtatggtgtgtgtgttgtgaaccCTTGTAGAGGTGTAATGGGTaaacaaaatgtatataattactcattgataaaatatagaatacatttttaatagggATAGATTTTAATAAAATTACTTGTACTTTATAAAACATTAATGTAAATTAATCTGTGCGATCATATctgtgttaaataaatgttacgctgtgctcaccacggacaaggagggaccccgaaactgaggtgagatgggtaacaaactgcacccacagctacggggacacgcctggaaagtggaaaataggcgtctggaaccgtctgggagtataagataaagtaagatactcgccagacgagaagggaggttccagaagataggtggtaccgagagcctggggtccagagccgggaggtaggtcggaatccgcaaaccgaggtggaggggtcggggagtccaggaggtcaggatacaaaccaagggtagaagaccagagcggatccacagccagaccggttcggtacgcaagggatcactaaggagacaaagagacaggaactgaggcaggcacgaccgtggttaacacaggtcatacaaagctatgctcagccaaagaatgaatggctgagcaaggtataagtaggaggaaagaccaatagggagagggggagtaacgagggagcggctcCAGGGAAGAAAAGGAGTGGTAGGGAGAAActcaccacagctgtgctagatgtgcagcttgtgagcggtgcacgcacaTCAGGCATGTGCGCCACGCGGGAGAGCCGTGCGCGGCCTCAGCTGAgggcgggaactccccctgagggaggacgtaaaagtcc from Ascaphus truei isolate aAscTru1 chromosome 12 unlocalized genomic scaffold, aAscTru1.hap1 SUPER_12_unloc_7, whole genome shotgun sequence carries:
- the LOC142473850 gene encoding histone H4, which translates into the protein MTGRGKGGKGLGKGGAKRHRKVLRDNIQGITKPAIRRLARRGGVKRISGLIYEETRGVLKVFLENVIRDAVTYTEHAKRKTVTAMDVVYALKRQGRTLYGFGG